In Streptomyces hawaiiensis, one genomic interval encodes:
- a CDS encoding PucR family transcriptional regulator encodes MEDHPPTFGRDLAPAGRAPTLADVLALPVLAAGQPQVVTGLTALDRPVRWVHITELTDPASFLKGGELVLTTGMPLPEDAAGVRRYVDELTEVGAAALVIELVRRYHRPPDALVQACRARGLPLVTLARDVNFLEVTQVVHALILGNQADAMRRTQRIHEAFTALTLRGAGPEDVVRAAAEMSGRTVVLENLVHQALICEPSGSTVEEALGDWERRSRAAEPGYHTEVAGPEGWLTAPVSYQGERWGRLAMLPADGPAFGPEHTTVLERTAMALTVARLIHSTPWEHTAHRTVLRELAEQRHHSAEDVRARCAALGLPTEAGVFLAILVDPGPGGEGAEPETRLHRELRSAGIPALVGELSPGRLGVLLALRPAQPWRPVAERLSRTALAVAPQAIVGVGSEVADLADTARSFREAARVIEATPPGQDLPEDRSFHELPDIDLRRLLYALREDTRIQDYTERRLGRLIDHDTRHGTDLLTTLGHYLDAAGNKTTAARRGGLSRETMYQRLRTIERLLDTDLESGERRTELHVALTALRVLRADRGPHPL; translated from the coding sequence GTGGAAGATCACCCCCCGACATTCGGCCGGGACCTCGCCCCGGCCGGTCGCGCACCCACCCTCGCCGACGTCCTCGCCCTGCCGGTCCTGGCCGCCGGACAGCCCCAGGTCGTCACGGGGCTGACCGCGCTGGACCGGCCGGTGCGCTGGGTGCACATCACCGAGCTGACGGACCCGGCCTCCTTCCTCAAGGGCGGCGAACTGGTCCTGACCACGGGCATGCCCCTGCCCGAGGACGCCGCGGGTGTCCGCCGTTACGTCGACGAACTGACCGAGGTGGGAGCGGCCGCCCTGGTCATCGAACTCGTACGCCGCTATCACCGGCCGCCCGATGCCCTCGTGCAGGCGTGCAGGGCACGGGGGCTCCCCCTGGTCACCCTCGCCCGGGACGTCAACTTCCTGGAGGTGACGCAGGTCGTGCACGCGCTGATCCTGGGCAACCAGGCCGACGCGATGCGGCGGACCCAGCGGATCCACGAGGCGTTCACGGCTCTGACGTTGCGCGGCGCGGGGCCGGAGGACGTGGTGCGCGCGGCGGCGGAGATGAGCGGCCGCACGGTCGTCCTGGAGAACCTGGTGCACCAGGCACTGATCTGCGAGCCCTCGGGGAGCACGGTGGAGGAGGCGCTCGGGGACTGGGAGCGGCGCTCCCGGGCGGCCGAGCCCGGCTACCACACCGAGGTGGCCGGCCCGGAGGGCTGGCTCACCGCGCCCGTCTCCTACCAGGGCGAACGCTGGGGGCGTCTGGCCATGCTGCCCGCGGACGGGCCGGCTTTCGGGCCGGAGCACACCACCGTCCTGGAGCGGACGGCCATGGCCCTGACCGTGGCCCGGCTCATCCACTCCACGCCGTGGGAGCACACGGCCCACCGCACGGTCCTGCGGGAGCTGGCGGAGCAGCGCCACCACTCCGCCGAGGACGTCCGCGCCCGCTGCGCCGCGCTGGGCCTGCCCACGGAGGCCGGTGTCTTCCTGGCGATCCTCGTGGACCCGGGCCCCGGCGGGGAGGGCGCCGAGCCGGAGACCCGGCTGCACCGGGAGCTGAGGTCGGCCGGGATCCCGGCCCTCGTCGGCGAACTGTCCCCCGGCCGCCTCGGCGTCCTGCTGGCCCTGCGCCCCGCCCAGCCCTGGCGGCCCGTGGCCGAACGGCTGAGCCGCACCGCGCTGGCCGTGGCGCCGCAGGCGATCGTCGGAGTCGGCTCGGAGGTGGCGGATCTCGCCGACACCGCACGCTCGTTCCGGGAGGCGGCCCGGGTCATAGAGGCCACCCCGCCCGGCCAGGACCTCCCCGAGGACCGTTCCTTCCACGAGCTGCCGGACATCGACCTGCGCCGGCTGCTGTACGCGCTGCGCGAGGACACCCGGATCCAGGACTACACCGAACGCCGGCTGGGCCGGCTCATCGACCACGACACCCGGCACGGCACCGACCTGCTGACGACCCTGGGCCACTACCTCGACGCCGCCGGCAACAAGACCACGGCGGCCCGTCGCGGCGGTCTGTCGAGGGAGACCATGTACCAGCGCCTGCGCACCATCGAACGCCTCCTCGACACCGACCTGGAATCCGGCGAGCGCCGCACCGAACTCCATGTGGCCCTCACGGCGTTGCGGGTGCTGCG
- a CDS encoding aspartate aminotransferase family protein — MTALSPHLRQATPVVAARGEGVHLYGEDGRRYLDFTAGIGVTSTGHCHPKVVAAAQEQVGTLIHGQYTTVMHQPLRRLVDKLGEVLPAGLDSLFFTNSGSEAVEAALRLARQATGRPNVIVCHGGFHGRTVAAASMTTSGIRFRSGFSPLMSGVVVTPFPTAFRYGWDEETATRFALKELDYTLQTISSPADTAAIIVEPVLGEGGYVPANRAFLEGLRERADRHGFLLILDEVQTGVGRTGRFWGHDHFGVTPDILVTAKGLASGFPLSGIAASEELMTKAWPGSQGGTYGANAVACAAACATLDVVRDEKLVENAEAMGKRLRQGLEAVADRTPGIGDVRGLGLMLATEFVTEDGSPDPETAARVQRAAIDEGLLLLLCGASNQVVRMIPALVIDEAGVDEGLQAWANAVEAGTSGAAER, encoded by the coding sequence ATGACCGCACTGTCGCCGCACCTTCGCCAGGCCACGCCCGTAGTGGCGGCCCGGGGCGAGGGCGTCCACCTCTACGGTGAGGACGGCCGCCGCTACCTCGACTTCACCGCCGGCATCGGCGTCACCAGCACCGGGCACTGCCACCCCAAGGTCGTGGCGGCGGCGCAGGAGCAGGTGGGCACGCTGATCCACGGCCAGTACACGACCGTCATGCACCAGCCGCTGCGCCGCCTGGTCGACAAGCTGGGCGAGGTGCTGCCGGCCGGCCTGGACAGCCTGTTCTTCACCAACTCCGGCAGCGAGGCCGTCGAGGCGGCACTGCGGCTGGCCCGCCAGGCCACCGGCCGGCCGAACGTCATCGTCTGCCACGGCGGATTCCACGGCCGTACCGTCGCCGCCGCCTCCATGACCACCTCCGGCATCCGCTTCCGGTCCGGGTTCTCACCGCTGATGAGCGGTGTGGTCGTCACCCCCTTCCCGACGGCCTTCCGCTACGGCTGGGACGAGGAGACCGCCACCCGCTTCGCCCTGAAGGAACTCGACTACACCCTCCAGACGATCTCGTCGCCCGCCGACACGGCCGCGATCATCGTCGAGCCGGTCCTCGGCGAGGGCGGCTACGTCCCCGCGAACCGCGCCTTCCTGGAAGGTTTGCGGGAGCGGGCGGACCGGCACGGCTTCCTGCTGATCCTCGACGAGGTGCAGACCGGCGTCGGCCGCACCGGCCGCTTCTGGGGCCACGACCACTTCGGCGTCACCCCCGACATCCTCGTCACCGCCAAGGGACTGGCCAGCGGCTTCCCCCTCTCCGGCATCGCCGCCTCCGAGGAACTGATGACGAAGGCCTGGCCCGGCTCGCAGGGCGGCACGTACGGCGCCAACGCCGTCGCCTGCGCCGCCGCCTGCGCGACGCTGGACGTCGTACGCGACGAGAAGCTCGTCGAGAACGCCGAGGCGATGGGCAAGCGGCTCCGCCAGGGCCTGGAGGCCGTGGCCGACCGGACCCCGGGCATCGGAGACGTCCGCGGCCTCGGCCTCATGCTCGCCACCGAGTTCGTCACCGAGGACGGCAGCCCCGACCCCGAGACCGCCGCCCGCGTGCAGCGCGCCGCGATCGACGAAGGCCTGCTCCTGCTGCTGTGCGGCGCCTCGAACCAGGTCGTCCGCATGATCCCCGCGCTCGTGATCGACGAGGCGGGCGTCGACGAGGGTCTCCAGGCGTGGGCGAACGCCGTGGAGGCCGGTACCTCGGGAGCGGCGGAGCGATGA
- a CDS encoding NAD-dependent succinate-semialdehyde dehydrogenase has translation MTEVLNQLFIGGAWVDAADGTTMPVDDPATGEILCHVADAGPKDARLAEEAAVQAQAEWARTAPRARSEILRRAYELIIERTDELAHLMTAEMGKPLAEARGEVAYAAEFFRWFSEEAVRIDGGCGTLPDGRNRMLLSRRPVGPCLLITPWNFPLAMGTRKIGPAIAAGCTMILKPAPQTPLSSLALAGILKEAGLPDGVLNVVTTSRAGEVCEPLLRGGRIRKLSFTGSTGVGRILLAQCADTVVRTSMELGGNAPFIVFDDADLDVAVDGAMVAKMRNMGEACTAANRFFVHRSVAEEFGRRLAERMGALVVGPGTRDGVDVGPLIDATGRAKVAELVADAVERGARVLVGGRTPEGPGCFYPPTVLADVDPGSRLMDTEIFGPVAAILTFDDEDEVLRRANDTPWGLVGYVFTQGLDRGLRVSESLEVGMVGLNTGLVSNPAAPFGGVKQSGLGREGGRVGIDEFLEYQYLAVPVR, from the coding sequence ATGACCGAGGTACTGAACCAGTTGTTCATCGGCGGTGCCTGGGTGGACGCCGCGGACGGCACCACCATGCCCGTCGACGACCCCGCCACCGGCGAGATCCTCTGCCACGTCGCCGACGCGGGCCCCAAGGACGCCCGGCTCGCCGAGGAGGCCGCCGTCCAGGCCCAGGCCGAGTGGGCACGTACAGCACCCCGGGCCCGCAGCGAGATCCTGCGCCGCGCCTACGAGCTCATCATCGAGCGCACCGACGAACTCGCCCACCTGATGACGGCCGAGATGGGCAAGCCGCTCGCCGAGGCCAGGGGAGAGGTCGCCTACGCCGCCGAGTTCTTCCGCTGGTTCTCCGAGGAAGCCGTCCGCATCGACGGCGGCTGCGGCACCCTGCCCGACGGCCGCAACCGCATGCTGCTCTCCCGCCGCCCGGTCGGCCCCTGCCTGCTGATCACGCCGTGGAACTTCCCGCTGGCCATGGGCACCCGCAAGATCGGCCCGGCGATCGCGGCCGGCTGCACGATGATCCTCAAGCCGGCTCCGCAGACCCCGCTGTCCAGCCTCGCCCTGGCCGGGATCCTCAAGGAGGCCGGGCTGCCGGACGGTGTGCTGAACGTCGTCACCACCTCCCGCGCCGGAGAGGTCTGCGAACCCCTCCTGCGCGGCGGCCGGATCCGCAAGCTGTCCTTCACCGGCTCCACGGGTGTCGGCCGCATCCTGCTCGCCCAGTGCGCCGACACCGTCGTACGGACGTCGATGGAGCTGGGCGGCAACGCCCCGTTCATCGTCTTCGACGACGCCGACCTGGACGTGGCCGTGGACGGCGCGATGGTCGCCAAGATGCGCAACATGGGCGAGGCCTGCACCGCCGCGAACCGCTTCTTCGTGCACCGGTCGGTGGCCGAGGAGTTCGGCCGGCGGCTCGCCGAGCGGATGGGCGCGCTCGTGGTCGGCCCCGGCACCCGGGACGGTGTCGACGTCGGCCCGCTGATCGACGCCACCGGACGTGCCAAGGTCGCGGAGCTCGTCGCCGACGCCGTCGAGCGCGGTGCCCGCGTGCTCGTCGGCGGCCGTACGCCCGAAGGCCCGGGCTGCTTCTACCCGCCGACCGTGCTCGCCGACGTCGACCCCGGCAGCCGTCTGATGGACACGGAGATCTTCGGCCCCGTCGCGGCGATCCTCACCTTCGACGACGAGGACGAGGTCCTGCGCCGGGCGAACGACACGCCCTGGGGTCTGGTCGGTTACGTCTTCACCCAGGGTCTGGACCGCGGGCTGCGCGTCAGCGAGAGTCTGGAGGTGGGCATGGTGGGCCTGAACACCGGCCTCGTCTCCAACCCGGCCGCGCCGTTCGGCGGGGTCAAGCAGTCCGGCCTCGGCCGTGAGGGCGGCCGGGTCGGGATCGACGAGTTCCTTGAGTACCAGTACCTCGCGGTGCCCGTGCGATGA
- a CDS encoding FAD-binding and (Fe-S)-binding domain-containing protein, producing MTTATRDLAGLTDRIAEIAPGLRVETGPGATGPYAYDASNYRVPPRAVAFPRTADDVVTVVRACREAGIPVTARGGGTSMAGNAVGPGVVLDFSRYMNRILDIDEEARTARIEAGVVLDALRSATALHGLDFGPDPSSHSRCTLGGMIGNDACGNRSVRDGRTSGHVEALEIVTADGVRAVADHSGLRAAEPGDAEAVRRVARLEAGLRRLVEDNLALIRTELGRIPRQVSGFQLHHLLPENGFDMARALVGTEGTCAVVTAATVRLVATAQASTLLTLGYEDVVEAAEDVPEILRFAPSAVEGMDEAIVATMRARRGPDSVTGLPEGRAWLYVELEGDDQAAVNARAAELLDVLKARGRMTGGRVVESPAERRSLWRVREDGAGLAARLVDGGESWPGWEDAAVAPENLAAYLRDFRKLLTTHDLTGVLYGHFGAGCVHVRIDFDPATEAGRAVMRRFLTEAAALVVEHGGTLSGEHGDGRARSELLKVMYSHRMIAAFAAFKQVFDPDGLLNPGVIVDPAPLDADLALRELPLLDTTFGFPHDEDGFAGAVRRCVGVGRCRSDAGGVMCPSYRATGEENASTRGRARMLQEMVRGEAVTDGWRSTEVKDALDLCLSCKACSSDCPVGVDMATYKAEFLHQHYKGRLRPRSHYSLGWLPRTSALAGYAARPINALLRGPAGRLLARLGGVTTKRRIPAFASRRALRKTLRAARTAEQAKAVLFVDSFTRAFRPEVAGAASRVLADAGISCAPQDGLCCGLTWVSTGQLNVARKIMARTVDALDDGDDRPIIVAEPSCAAALKRDVPELLGTEAAQRVASRVHTFTGALTDLADQDWSPPPLPENVVLQTHCHEYATFKDRRPADLLRRLGVDSVDEAEGCCGLAGNFGFEAEHYDTSMAVADLALKPRIDKLDGRPVVADGFSCATQIDHLAGDRDIRALHLAELLDPAADHTGETS from the coding sequence ATGACGACAGCCACCCGCGACCTGGCGGGTCTGACGGACCGCATCGCCGAGATCGCTCCCGGCCTGCGGGTGGAGACCGGCCCGGGGGCCACGGGGCCTTACGCCTACGACGCCTCGAACTACCGTGTGCCGCCGCGGGCCGTGGCCTTCCCGCGCACCGCCGACGACGTGGTCACGGTGGTGCGGGCCTGCCGTGAGGCGGGCATCCCGGTCACGGCCCGGGGCGGCGGCACCAGCATGGCGGGCAATGCCGTCGGGCCGGGTGTGGTGCTGGATTTCTCCCGCTACATGAACCGGATCCTGGACATCGACGAGGAGGCGCGCACCGCGCGGATCGAGGCCGGTGTCGTCCTCGACGCGTTGCGCAGCGCGACCGCCCTGCACGGGCTCGACTTCGGTCCGGATCCGTCCTCGCACAGCCGCTGCACCCTCGGCGGCATGATCGGCAACGACGCGTGCGGCAACCGGTCGGTGCGCGACGGGCGGACCAGCGGCCACGTCGAGGCCCTGGAGATCGTGACGGCGGACGGCGTGCGGGCCGTCGCCGACCACTCCGGGCTGCGTGCCGCGGAGCCGGGCGACGCGGAGGCTGTGCGGCGCGTCGCCCGGCTCGAAGCCGGCCTCAGGCGGCTGGTCGAGGACAACCTGGCGCTGATCCGGACCGAGCTGGGCCGCATCCCGCGCCAGGTCTCCGGCTTCCAGCTGCATCACCTGCTGCCCGAGAACGGCTTCGACATGGCCCGCGCGCTCGTGGGCACCGAAGGCACCTGTGCGGTCGTCACCGCAGCGACGGTCCGCCTGGTGGCGACCGCACAGGCATCCACACTGCTCACGCTCGGCTACGAGGATGTGGTCGAGGCGGCCGAGGATGTGCCGGAGATCCTGCGCTTCGCGCCCAGCGCGGTCGAAGGCATGGACGAGGCGATCGTGGCCACCATGCGCGCCCGCCGCGGCCCGGACTCCGTCACCGGCCTGCCCGAGGGCCGCGCCTGGCTGTACGTCGAGCTGGAAGGCGATGACCAGGCAGCGGTCAACGCCCGCGCCGCTGAGCTGCTGGATGTGCTCAAGGCCCGCGGGCGGATGACCGGCGGCCGGGTCGTGGAGAGCCCGGCCGAACGGCGCTCGCTGTGGCGGGTGCGTGAGGACGGGGCCGGTCTGGCCGCCCGGCTGGTGGACGGCGGGGAGTCCTGGCCGGGCTGGGAGGACGCCGCCGTCGCGCCCGAGAACCTCGCCGCCTACCTGCGCGACTTCCGCAAGCTGCTGACCACCCACGACCTGACCGGCGTGCTGTATGGGCACTTCGGCGCGGGATGCGTCCACGTACGCATCGACTTCGACCCGGCCACCGAGGCCGGGCGGGCGGTCATGCGCCGCTTCCTGACCGAGGCCGCCGCGCTGGTCGTCGAGCACGGCGGCACGCTGTCCGGTGAGCACGGTGACGGGCGGGCGCGCAGCGAGCTGCTGAAGGTGATGTACAGCCACCGCATGATCGCCGCGTTCGCCGCGTTCAAGCAGGTCTTCGACCCCGACGGGCTGCTCAACCCCGGCGTGATCGTCGACCCGGCTCCCTTGGACGCCGACCTCGCGCTGCGGGAACTCCCACTGCTGGACACGACGTTCGGCTTCCCGCACGACGAGGACGGATTCGCGGGTGCCGTGCGCCGCTGCGTCGGTGTCGGCCGTTGCCGCAGCGATGCGGGCGGCGTGATGTGCCCGAGCTACCGGGCCACGGGCGAGGAGAACGCCTCCACCCGTGGCCGGGCCCGCATGCTCCAGGAGATGGTCCGCGGCGAGGCCGTCACCGACGGCTGGCGCTCGACCGAGGTCAAGGACGCCCTCGATCTGTGCCTGTCGTGCAAGGCCTGCTCCAGTGACTGTCCGGTCGGCGTCGACATGGCCACCTACAAGGCCGAGTTCCTCCACCAGCACTACAAGGGCCGCCTGCGCCCCCGCTCCCACTATTCACTGGGCTGGCTGCCCAGGACCTCCGCCCTGGCCGGATACGCCGCCCGGCCGATCAACGCACTGTTGCGCGGGCCGGCCGGGCGGCTGCTCGCCCGTCTCGGCGGCGTCACGACGAAGCGCAGGATCCCCGCCTTCGCCTCCCGCCGCGCCCTGCGCAAGACCCTGCGCGCCGCCAGAACCGCGGAGCAGGCGAAGGCCGTGCTCTTCGTCGACAGCTTCACCCGCGCCTTCCGTCCCGAGGTCGCGGGAGCCGCGAGCCGTGTGCTCGCCGACGCCGGTATCTCCTGCGCGCCGCAGGACGGACTGTGCTGCGGGCTGACCTGGGTCAGCACCGGACAGCTGAACGTCGCCCGCAAGATCATGGCCCGCACCGTCGACGCCCTCGACGACGGTGACGACCGGCCGATCATCGTGGCCGAGCCGAGCTGCGCCGCCGCACTGAAGCGTGACGTCCCCGAACTGCTCGGCACCGAGGCCGCCCAGCGCGTGGCGAGCCGCGTCCACACCTTCACCGGGGCCCTCACCGACCTCGCCGACCAGGACTGGAGCCCGCCGCCGCTGCCCGAGAACGTCGTGCTCCAGACCCACTGCCACGAGTACGCCACCTTCAAGGACCGACGCCCCGCCGACCTTCTGCGCCGCCTCGGCGTAGACAGCGTCGACGAGGCCGAGGGCTGCTGCGGACTCGCCGGCAACTTCGGCTTCGAGGCAGAGCACTACGACACCTCCATGGCTGTCGCCGATCTCGCCCTGAAACCCCGCATCGACAAGCTCGACGGCCGCCCCGTCGTGGCCGACGGCTTCAGCTGCGCCACCCAGATCGACCACCTCGCAGGCGACCGGGACATCCGCGCTCTGCACCTCGCGGAACTGCTCGACCCCGCCGCCGATCACACAGGAGAGACATCATGA
- a CDS encoding aminotransferase class V-fold PLP-dependent enzyme translates to MASPTPGQDDFWEHVRAAYPEQQPLLNLNNAAVSPPPLVVEQATVDAYRLVNRNPDRNMWSNLDLALPEAKAELAELIDCDPGEIALNRNSTEGLCTAIFGIPLAAGDQVVISHWDYPSVRAAWFQRQEREGIEVVTADYDLMDSDDEIVEAYAAVLTPRTRVLQITHMSHWTGRVVPAKRLCRLAKDNGTLTVVDGAQTFAQMPVSFRDLDCDFFITSLHKWMGAPVGNGMLVVREGVIDRTWPLLAPFDPPPLRVDKFDHWNLGTYNSALQAGILPAARFHREIGARAVHARVRELTRYWVERAAAIPGFRLHTPLDTETLGAVSLFSVDGLDARAVEQELRDAHRVHVKYREVRHLSGMRVSPHIYLRESELDRFVDALAEVVDKQSAGRS, encoded by the coding sequence ATGGCGAGTCCCACCCCTGGCCAGGACGATTTCTGGGAGCACGTCCGCGCGGCCTACCCGGAGCAGCAGCCCCTGCTCAACCTGAACAACGCGGCGGTCAGCCCGCCGCCCCTGGTGGTCGAGCAGGCGACGGTCGACGCCTACCGGCTGGTCAACCGGAACCCCGACCGCAACATGTGGAGCAACCTCGACCTCGCGCTCCCCGAGGCCAAGGCGGAACTCGCCGAGCTGATCGACTGCGACCCCGGCGAGATCGCGCTGAACCGGAACTCCACCGAGGGCCTGTGCACGGCGATCTTCGGTATCCCGCTGGCCGCCGGCGACCAGGTCGTGATCTCGCACTGGGACTACCCGAGCGTGCGCGCCGCCTGGTTCCAGCGGCAGGAACGCGAGGGCATCGAGGTCGTCACCGCCGACTACGACCTCATGGACAGCGACGACGAGATCGTCGAGGCGTACGCGGCGGTCCTGACACCGCGCACCCGTGTCCTTCAGATCACCCACATGTCCCACTGGACGGGACGTGTCGTGCCGGCGAAGCGGCTGTGCCGGCTGGCGAAGGACAACGGGACGCTCACCGTGGTGGACGGCGCCCAGACCTTCGCACAGATGCCGGTGAGCTTCCGTGACCTGGACTGCGACTTCTTCATCACCAGTCTGCACAAGTGGATGGGCGCGCCGGTCGGCAACGGCATGCTGGTCGTCAGGGAGGGAGTCATCGACCGCACCTGGCCCCTGCTGGCCCCCTTCGATCCGCCGCCGTTGCGCGTCGACAAGTTCGACCACTGGAACCTCGGCACGTACAACTCGGCCCTGCAGGCCGGCATCCTGCCGGCGGCGCGCTTCCACCGGGAGATCGGGGCCCGGGCCGTCCACGCGCGCGTACGGGAGCTGACCCGGTACTGGGTGGAGCGCGCCGCCGCGATCCCCGGGTTCAGGCTGCACACGCCGCTGGACACGGAGACCCTGGGCGCGGTCAGCCTCTTCTCCGTCGACGGCCTGGACGCCAGAGCCGTGGAACAGGAGCTCCGGGACGCGCACCGGGTGCATGTGAAGTACCGGGAGGTACGGCACCTGAGCGGCATGCGGGTGTCGCCCCACATCTACCTGCGTGAGAGCGAGCTCGACCGCTTCGTGGACGCTCTCGCGGAGGTGGTGGACAAGCAGAGCGCGGGCCGCTCCTGA